A single genomic interval of Hoplias malabaricus isolate fHopMal1 chromosome 7, fHopMal1.hap1, whole genome shotgun sequence harbors:
- the LOC136701898 gene encoding hepatocyte nuclear factor 3-beta-like isoform X2, translated as MGSGLGMPSMGSYMSVQGLNCAPSSMSSMSYVNTGVGHQVPGGSPGSAGSNLNTSMSPMSGGSPLGSYSAVNVVSPIYGQTPRSRDPKTYRRSYTHAKPPYSYISLITMAIQQSSSKMLTLSEIYQWIMDLFPFYRQNQQRWQNSIRHSLSFNDCFLKVPRSPDKPGKGSFWTLHPDSGNMFENGCYLRRQKRFKCDKEVSRKENASSKGSPRPSTPIKEHRSETEVRNLEEPELSPGPAPQHQHQCQPQHQHPIAQQHQHQHQHQLQLPQTQHLHPQLHHLPQHPIHPQEAALKPEHHYSFNHPFSITNLMSSEQQHHRMEMKSYEHAMQNSPYSPLSTSLSLSKGSLETPNFPSDGHSYYQALYSRPIINSS; from the coding sequence ATGGGCAGTGGTCTGGGGATGCCTTCGATGGGCTCATATATGAGCGTCCAGGGTCTAAACTGTGCCCCAAGTTCCATGAGCTCCATGTCTTACGTGAACACAGGAGTAGGTCACCAAGTTCCAGGCGGTTCTCCAGGTTCTGCAGGTTCTAACCTGAACACCAGTATGAGCCCCATGAGCGGAGGCTCTCCCCTGGGCTCATACTCTGCCGTGAATGTGGTGAGCCCCATCTATGGCCAGACCCCCAGGTCGAGAGATCCCAAAACATACCGCAGGAGCTACACCCATGCCAAGCCTCCATACTCCTACATCTCCCTTATCACCATGGCCATCCAGCAGTCCTCCTCCAAGATGCTGACCCTCAGTGAGATCTACCAGTGGATCATGGACCTGTTCCCCTTTTACAGACAGAACCAGCAACGCTGGCAGAACTCCATCCGCCACTCGCTCTCCTTCAACGACTGCTTCCTCAAAGTGCCCAGATCTCCAGATAAACCCGGAAAGGGCTCCTTTTGGACCCTGCATCCGGATTCGGGAAACATGTTTGAGAATGGCTGCTACCTGAGGAGGCAGAAAAGGTTCAAGTGTGACAAGGAGGTGTCCAGGAAGGAGAATGCAAGTTCTAAAGGTTCTCCTAGACCTAGCACGCCCATCAAAGAGCACAGGTCAGAGACAGAGGTGAGGAACCTAGAAGAACCAGAATTATCACCTGGTCCTGCTCCTCAGCATCAGCACCAATGTCAGCCTCAGCACCAGCATCCTATTGCTCAGCAacatcagcatcagcatcagcaCCAACTCCAGCTTCCGCAGACCCAGCATCTTCATCCTCAGCTCCATCACCTTCCTCAGCACCCTATCCACCCCCAGGAAGCTGCTCTGAAGCCAGAGCACCACTACTCCTTCAACCACCCATTCTCAATCACCAACCTCATGTCCTCGGAGCAGCAGCACCACAGAATGGAGATGAAGAGCTATGAGCATGCGATGCAAAACTCCCCCTACTCCCCGCTTTCTACTTCACTGTCTCTGAGCAAAGGAAGCCTGGAGACTCCCAACTTCCCCTCAGACGGACACTCGTACTACCAGGCCCTCTACTCCAGGCCCATCATAAACTCCTCATAG
- the LOC136701898 gene encoding hepatocyte nuclear factor 3-beta-like isoform X1, translating into MLGAVKMEGHETGHPDWSAYYAEPECYTTVGAMGSGLGMPSMGSYMSVQGLNCAPSSMSSMSYVNTGVGHQVPGGSPGSAGSNLNTSMSPMSGGSPLGSYSAVNVVSPIYGQTPRSRDPKTYRRSYTHAKPPYSYISLITMAIQQSSSKMLTLSEIYQWIMDLFPFYRQNQQRWQNSIRHSLSFNDCFLKVPRSPDKPGKGSFWTLHPDSGNMFENGCYLRRQKRFKCDKEVSRKENASSKGSPRPSTPIKEHRSETEVRNLEEPELSPGPAPQHQHQCQPQHQHPIAQQHQHQHQHQLQLPQTQHLHPQLHHLPQHPIHPQEAALKPEHHYSFNHPFSITNLMSSEQQHHRMEMKSYEHAMQNSPYSPLSTSLSLSKGSLETPNFPSDGHSYYQALYSRPIINSS; encoded by the coding sequence tgCTACACCACCGTGGGAGCGATGGGCAGTGGTCTGGGGATGCCTTCGATGGGCTCATATATGAGCGTCCAGGGTCTAAACTGTGCCCCAAGTTCCATGAGCTCCATGTCTTACGTGAACACAGGAGTAGGTCACCAAGTTCCAGGCGGTTCTCCAGGTTCTGCAGGTTCTAACCTGAACACCAGTATGAGCCCCATGAGCGGAGGCTCTCCCCTGGGCTCATACTCTGCCGTGAATGTGGTGAGCCCCATCTATGGCCAGACCCCCAGGTCGAGAGATCCCAAAACATACCGCAGGAGCTACACCCATGCCAAGCCTCCATACTCCTACATCTCCCTTATCACCATGGCCATCCAGCAGTCCTCCTCCAAGATGCTGACCCTCAGTGAGATCTACCAGTGGATCATGGACCTGTTCCCCTTTTACAGACAGAACCAGCAACGCTGGCAGAACTCCATCCGCCACTCGCTCTCCTTCAACGACTGCTTCCTCAAAGTGCCCAGATCTCCAGATAAACCCGGAAAGGGCTCCTTTTGGACCCTGCATCCGGATTCGGGAAACATGTTTGAGAATGGCTGCTACCTGAGGAGGCAGAAAAGGTTCAAGTGTGACAAGGAGGTGTCCAGGAAGGAGAATGCAAGTTCTAAAGGTTCTCCTAGACCTAGCACGCCCATCAAAGAGCACAGGTCAGAGACAGAGGTGAGGAACCTAGAAGAACCAGAATTATCACCTGGTCCTGCTCCTCAGCATCAGCACCAATGTCAGCCTCAGCACCAGCATCCTATTGCTCAGCAacatcagcatcagcatcagcaCCAACTCCAGCTTCCGCAGACCCAGCATCTTCATCCTCAGCTCCATCACCTTCCTCAGCACCCTATCCACCCCCAGGAAGCTGCTCTGAAGCCAGAGCACCACTACTCCTTCAACCACCCATTCTCAATCACCAACCTCATGTCCTCGGAGCAGCAGCACCACAGAATGGAGATGAAGAGCTATGAGCATGCGATGCAAAACTCCCCCTACTCCCCGCTTTCTACTTCACTGTCTCTGAGCAAAGGAAGCCTGGAGACTCCCAACTTCCCCTCAGACGGACACTCGTACTACCAGGCCCTCTACTCCAGGCCCATCATAAACTCCTCATAG